In the Lepisosteus oculatus isolate fLepOcu1 chromosome 6, fLepOcu1.hap2, whole genome shotgun sequence genome, one interval contains:
- the LOC102683939 gene encoding patched domain-containing protein 3-like isoform X2 — translation MTSSVSQVSPFTSLSRQEEFEGNSKSVIPLFSITYFLAILFSIVSCLRFDCVRNKAWVASVGVISAGLAVLSGFGLLLCCGVPFAMTVANSPFLILGIGVDDMFIMISCWQQTRVCDSVEDRLARTYKEAAISITITTLTDVLAFYIGIMTPFRSVQSFCLYTGTTVLFCYFYNITFFGAFLALNGRREESNRHWLSCRKVPEVCPQGRSKAYSLCCVGGAYDSQTGCEEEQPMSHFFRKYYGPFLTNTWTKVFVVLLYGVYLGTSIYGCLQLKEGIDLRNLASDGSYVVNYYDDEEKYFSKYGPNVMVVVKENVAYWNETIHIDLKACMKDFKNLTFIDGTVVTSWLQMYETMFSSVDFNDKRAFMGNLTSFLNVKPEFKQDLNISQGNIYASRFFVQTVNISTAVDEKNMLNKLRETAQNCKVPLLVYHPAFIYYDQYAVIVSTTVQNIVVATAVMLVISLLLIPNPLCSLWVTFAIGSVIVGVAGFMALWQVNLDSISMINLVICIGFSVDFSAHISYAFVSNRNDNVNAKAIDSLFVLGYPIVQGAASTVLGVVALAAAESYIFRTFFKIMFLVILFGAAHGIVFLPVFLTFFGICSNKGEISTDHDKKSHCATGGGAQVTRKDNDLVHKQEMGLSFKDQSPEMYTNHGADLMDCP, via the exons ATGACTTCTTCTGTTTCGCAGGTGTCTCCGTTTACTTCTTTATCTAGGCAGGAGGAGTTTGAGGGAAATTCAAAGTCTGTGATCCCCTTATTTTCGATTACATATTTCCTTGCCATCTTATTTTCGATCGTATCTTGCTTGAG GTTTGACTGTGTAAGGAATAAGGCCTGGGTGGCGTCTGTTGGGGTGATCTCAGCCGGCCTGGCTGTGCTGTCTGGTTTTGGGTTGTTGCTGTGCTGCGGTGTGCCCTTCGCCATGACTGTAGCCAACTCTCCCTTTTTGATCCTGG GGATTGGCGTTGACGACATGTTCATCATGATCTCCTGCTGGCAGCAAACCAGAGTTTGCGATTCAGTTGAGGACCGTTTGGCTAGGACGTATAAAGAGGCCGCAATTTCTATCACGATCACTACGCTGACTGACGTTCTGGCCTTCTACATCGGTATCATGACACCCTTTCGGTCTGTGCAGTCCTTCTGTCTCTATACGGGCACCACTGTCCTGTTTTGCTACTTTTACAACATCACGTTCTTCGGTGCTTTCTTGGCGCTGAACGGAAGGAGAGAAGAGAGCAACAGGCACTGGCTGAGCTGTAGGAAAGTTCCAGAAGTTTGTCCCCAGGGACGCTCTAAAGCctacagtctgtgctgtgtGGGAGGGGCATATGACTCCCAGACTGGCTGTGAGGAAGAGCAGCCAATGAGTCATTTCTTTAGGAAGTACTATGGTCCTTTTCTCACAAACACATGGACTAAAGTATTTGTGGTCTTGCTGTACGGGGTGTATCTGGGTACTAGTATTTATGGGTGCTTGCAGTTGAAAGAAGGCATAGACCTTCGGAATCTGGCCTCCGATGGTTCATATGTGGTAAACTATTATGACGATGaagagaaatatttttccaagtACGGTCCAAATGTTATGgtagttgtaaaggaaaatgttgcGTATTGGAATGAAACAATCCATATTGATCTAAAGGCGTGtatgaaagattttaaaaacctcACTTTCATTGACGGCACTGTTGTGACGTCCTGGCTTCAGATGTACGAGACAATGTTTAGCTCAGTCGATTTCAATGATAAACGTGCTTTCATGGGCAATTTAACTTCATTTCTAAATGTAAAGCCAGAGTTTAAGCAAGATCTGAACATTTCTCAAGGTAATATCTATGCCTCTCGCTTCTTTGTTCAGACAGTAAATATTAGCACAGCAGTCGATGAGAAGAACATGTTGAATAAGCTGAGGGAGACGGCCCAGAACTGTAAAGTCCCCTTACTGGTCTATCACCCTGCATTTATCTACTATGATCAGTATGCAGTCATAGTCAGTACCACAGTACAGAATATCGTGGTGGCCACAGCGGTGATGCTGGTGATCTCCCTCTTGTTGATTCCAAACCCTCTTTGTTCTCTGTGGGTGACGTTTGCCATCGGCTCCGTCATCGTGGGCGTAGCCGGGTTTATGGCTCTGTGGCAGGTTAACCTGGACTCCATTTCCATGATCAACCTCGTCATCTGCATTGGCTTCTCGGTTGACTTCTCCGCGCACATTTCCTATGCCTTCGTGTCGAACAGGAACGACAACGTCAACGCGAAAGCCATCGATTCGCTCTTCGTCCTGGGTTACCCGATAGTGCAGGGCGCTGCCTCCACCGTACTGGGGGTGGTGGCGCTGGCTGCTGCTGAGAGTTACATCTTTCGCACCTTTTTCAAGATCATGTTCCTGGTCATCTTGTTTGGGGCGGCTCACGggattgtttttcttcctgTGTTCCTTACCTTCTTTGGGATTTGTAGCAATAAGGGTGAAATCAGCACTGACCATGATAAAAAGAGCCACTGTGCCACTGGTGGTGGTGCTCAAGTGACCAGGAAAGATAATGACTTGGTACACAAACAAGAGATGGGTTTGTCATTCAAGGACCAATCACCAGAGATGTACACTAATCATGGTGCAGACTTGATGGACTGCCCATGA